The Chionomys nivalis chromosome 1, mChiNiv1.1, whole genome shotgun sequence sequence TTGATTCTCAAAACAACATGTTATGTAgcttttcaaaatataaacaaatgcagcaactGAATTATTGAAACTGTCATAAGCTCTCATATATTTAATGTACTAGACTGTACTGTagaaggaggagcaggctgcCTTCCCGCCGCCCGGCTCCCGACCACTGGCTGGCTTTACCCAAAGTCAtgacacggaaactgtattcttttaaacactgcctggtctattagtttcagcctcttattggctaattctaacatcttgctttaacccatattaagtaatttgtgtagcaccacgaggtggtggcttaccgggaaagatcctaacctgcgtccttctcggagaggagagctttGGCATTTGCCTCATTGTCTTCTttgcagcattctgttctgtctactccacctacttaTGTTCTGacatatcaggccaagcagtttttattattaattaaccaatgaaagcaacagatagatagaagacccacctacaccatttccccttttctgtttaaacaaaaaagaaaggctttcactttaacatagtaaaattacatataacaaaacagttatcaagccagaattacagttacaatatttatatctgctttgtcttttatcataaataaggaaaactatatttatccattcttcaacttcatcaaagactccagatggatataatattacctaagtaaacaagaaataagcaacttccaaactctagaaatgacagagacatctcattgtctggacagttacccaaagttcctctgtaccattggggcatccatcttcggccttcagtcCCACAGTATccaacagacattttcatgaagcatgaAAATTAAAAGGCAGTCAAtgactatctgctgtgtcctacagaatgtctcacagattctttcatgagtcaggaacccggAAAGACCACCTCACCTTTAAGTAAGTTCAGCAGTCCTGTCTCTGCAGGTTCCTTGTGTGCAGTGTATGCatcagtccaagcaagagcagtttcttgcccaaatggttatcaaactccataaggagcctcttgatgcccatcttcctcttgaagttgcTAGTGCTGCCAGtggcagacatgtctcattgtcatgaaaagcccaaagttattaaaacatttaaaatgccatattctgcagtctttaaaagatatgaagaatgcctatctgaaatatatctatgcacatctagaaaatctaactaacatgactacaaacttgactactatcgatgattatctattagcctatatttcttaattatacattacatttttaaatgaactatacaatcacataccttaatcaagatcagaaacacatatacatataaaaaattgaccttaaaatccataccaatgcaaattattcatatctatatcatatccccctttaaatgaaaagaacatttacaacaatatttgggaatatgggagcagttatttctctccaaactgttcatgctgtataggggcgctgttaatcagatctttcatggtgtgatCTGTGTgtcaggttcatctcagttggcagttgagtgaagtaattttttgagggcgttcacagcaacctttcaggagggtgtggtctatcataccatattaggatagaagcaatccacagggtctcatcccctgtgaaaacaaaagacgaaactcttttccaaagcatgatatccttagatccaaattctgaagtcaagatacattaGAACATATGTGCAGGTTCGGCTTAGCAGCCCatttaatgaaatgtttttttttttttatttagctccttcacagtcaaaagttttaaagaaaacacaataaaatacataatccagaccctctgtgaattttcaatttttatatggctcatttttctttatttctttagtctATAACTATCTTTACtcagtctctttaaagactttgccctcttttttaacattaactttgtttatgactctttatactctttttcttctctctcccaagcctacatttatctaacagtatgacccatttagaagtcttttatgtctgaatctgtcctactgtgaatctgtaattttttactatccaggagcattatTTGCTTTGCAATATTAAATCACTAAGCAtgtaagaatctaagctgtgacattcataggtcaaaaacaggtactgcgtGCAGAGCCGCTTGTGACTAAATCAGTTGTCACTCTGCACTGCAGAGTGAcaggctgctctggatgttggctacaactctctccaatttcaaaatggaggacgtACAATTTTCTACTAGCTCAGGGGCCACTGGGTAGGAGCCGCATTCaacactttaactctgagactgagtgtGCAGTCCAGAAAcccttttcatccaagttacagccaaatttgacaggcagagcactgtgcagcctggaaacatgttctcccacctgcctaagcctgatcccACAGTCTGCCTAGGCGGGAAgcacaggcatggtctcagagtactttcttcccGATTCAGTCCCATAAAAGCGATTGAAATGCTTTATAGCCGGAGTTTGCTCTGGCGGCACAACCAAGAaagctgcattttaaaatggcgcagcttttttcctgctgaaactgagtcaggaaaaaTTCTCTGCAGCACactctagcaaacagcaaaaagctgtgttaaacatTCTCTCaattttttaaagccctctcaggtttgtaactggatttagtccatcacgttgggTGTCAATTTATAGAAGGACCAGCGGggtgcattcctgctgcccagctcccggccgcctggcaaGCTTATCCCAGAaagaacaacacacaaattgtattcttttaaacactgtttggctcattagttttctttattaattaaccaatgaaagcaacagatatatagaagacccacctacatcattgtgcccgagagatggctcagcaggcgaGGTTACTGGTTCTTAGAAGACTCAAATTTGATTGCCTTCTCctacattgggtggctcacaataaCCCATAAGTAGCTCTAGAGTATATGATAACTATGACATCTATGTTCATCCATGTAGACacgcagaaacacacacacatgcactcacaagcacacacacaaacacacacacacaaggagttaaaacttaaaaagaaatttttatttaaaaatttaaaagcagccgggcggtggtggcacatgcctttaatcccagcacttgggaggcagaggcaggcagatctctgtgagttcgagaccagcctggtctagaagagcttgttccaggacaggctccaaaaccacagagaaaccctgtctcgaaaaaacaaaaacaaaaaacaaacaaacacaaatttaaaagcaATGTGCTAACTGAGGTCAAGTGAGAATCATTTCACAGGTCTCCTTGAAAATCccatggagaaataaaaacttcACATGATATCTGAGGGCAAAgcagtttaattttctttatataaactgCCATCCACACATAGTAAACAGATTCAACAGAAAAAAtatgatttcatattttaatttaaggcCCAGATTGTTCCCACCATGCCACAATTCACAGCTTTGATGACAGCATATTGTTTATATTAAGGGATCACACCCATCACTGaataatcaaatatttattgtcCTCCCACACACTGATCTCAAAAACTTAATTATACGCTTTTCAGTACTAATCAGCACAAAAGGACTGACTGTGGCATAGCTATGGGACACAAGAATCTGGATACAGTAGAATATTGAGCCATCCTTGAACTTCATTCTTGAGTGGAAGATAACAATGTCCAAAATGTAGAAAAACACGAAGAAGCTCATGAGCAGCAGGATGGTCCCGGTGATGCTTTTGGAGAGAGACTGATGCTGTGAAGATGCTGGGACAGCTTCTTGTGCCTGCACAGGAGAGTCAGCATGTACCCACTGGAGAGAGCCATGAGACTAATAAGAAAGGCTTCCCTGAGGGTCAGCAGTGTGGAAAATGTACTTTAAATTACATAACTCATATATAAAAGATACTAGAATTGGGTATCATATGTATAGTTACCCAAGATCAAAATGTGGGTGGTTGTAATAGACACTAAGAAGTGATTGCCAATGGCCCTATAGAAGAGCAATGAGATGTGATAGGGAGATTTGTGCTTGAACTTTGCTAAACAGGAGCCTCTGAGACTGAGGATGATAGCCTGGAGGACACTCAACAGGCTGGTGGTACACAGGGAGAGACCCCTAAAAATTCTGTACGAGTAGACAAGGAATTTACATATAATGTTATTTTCcccaccaggaaaaaaaaaatgactgtagCTATGACTGAGGTGATCAGAAGCAATAATATGTGAATTAGGGCCAAGAGATCAATGGGAAGGTCATCAGTTACTTGGATGACATATTAGTTGACTCAAGTATAAATACTTTACAAAAAATTTGgattatgcttgcctctgtagtaAAGTCTGTGGTTTGGTGAAGACAGAGGCAGTCCGGGGATGCAGTCTGAGGGCAGAATCACCCTTTCAGTTTGAGTACTGGTAAAGGTAAAAGAGCTCTCTAATCACTGGCACCCAGTTTCTCTGGTTTTCAGCACTAACCCCTATTTATGCCtcggggtttttattattaataccaattagaattcatactGCAGgtgttcttctctttccttatctTTCTTATCCGTctagacaaagtctctcactaaCACCACAACCAGCCTATTGAGTACCAGGATCCAAGGATCCTCCTATCTCTATGTCCTGTTGTTATAGGTGCTTATGCATGCCCAAAACCCACTTCTTTGTGTAAGCTGCGATATTACACTCTGGTCACTGTCCTCTCACACATGGACAAGAAAAGGCCAATTATATCCTTTTCAGTGCTGATGAACACAAAAGGACTGACTGTGGCATAGCTATGGCCCACAAGCAGCAGGATAAAGTAGAATATTGGATCATCTTTGAACATATGCCTTGAGAATATCATAAAGCTATCCAAGATACACATGAGCACAAAGAAGCACAAGAGCAGCAGGATGGTCCGGGAAGCCCTTTGCTCTGCTGATGCTTTTGGAGAAAAGCTGGTGATGTGAAGATGCTGGACCTGCTTCTTGTGCCTGCACAGGAGAATCAGCATGTACCCGCTGGAGAGGACCATGATACCCATAACGAAAATGTCCCTGAAGATGAACAATGTGGACATTATGTATTTCGTTGGAAAACTGAAATGTACAAGAGAGCAGGATTCAGTCATATACAGTAGGTGGTCTGAGGTCACATTAGGGGTCTTAACCATGGAGATGAAAAGGTAAGtggaaaatgatgaatagaagGAACAAAGGGCAAACAAGGACCATAAGTTGTGACATGGGGATAATTTTCTTTTGAACTTTGCTAAACATGAGTTTCTGGGGCTGAGAGTGATGGCCTGGAGCACACTCAGCAAGCAGGTGGCACAAACAGAGAGACCCCTCAAAAATCTGTATAAGAAGAGAAGAGATTTACATGTGATGTCGTCCCATCCATGATGAAACATGAAAATATCAGTAGCTATGATGCCCGCaaccagcagcagcagaaggtgGATTACAGCCAAGAAGCCAATGGGCAAGTCAGTGAGTCTGGGCTTGTGCTCACTACTGAATGCGAGGAcgtggaagaggagaaggacaCTGTTGCCTGAGATCCCAATGCTTATCTCAGAGAAGGCAGTATTTCTAAAGCTAGTGTAAGTGTACAGCTTTCTGTTCTGACTCATCTTATGTTAAGGTCAAGAAGCACAGAGTAAACCTTGTGGGGGGAAAAAGCAAGAGACCTCTCATCCCAGACAGCCTTGACCGTGAATCTTAACCAATGCTATCACCTTGGGAATACATGACCAGTTGAGCTCAGTTCATCCTTCTCCATTGGAATCCTGCACATCTGCTCACCCCAACCTCAGAAGACACCCGTTGTCCCCGTTGTTCTAGTGCTTTCCCAGTGTCATGTTTCTCTGTCCTTTGTGAGGCTCCCTTGCACACGGGCATTCATAGAAACCAACCACTGTGCATCACAGCACACACTGCCGTCAACACGGCTGCAGTGAGAGCATCCCTATGAACTGTCCTGCTCTCCCCTGCAGAGTTCCCATCGTCGGGGACACAAGCAGCTGTTTTGTGGTTATGAATTAGGAAGACTACATAAAACTCAACACGCTACCTACCTAAGGACAGAATGCCCATTGGCTTGACATGGTTAGGGTCATTTATTTCAGGGCCTTATTTCTTCTGTTCCTTTACTATCAAATAttcttaataaagttttattacaaATGTTGAGAATTGTGCTCCCTAATAGACTACTTCAAATTCTCCCCGTGACCTGCCATTGGCTCAGAGCATTGCTTTGAGGGCTCTGAGGCTGACTTCCAGTCACCTCCTCTAGATCATGTGGACAGCCATGTTCCAGTGTCTGGAGTACATCGTGAGTGACATGCAATGAAGTCTACACACCAGTCATGAAGGGTGTCCAGCACATGATGGTCTCTGTGAAGTGTTGGCTGATGCCTTTCTCATGTATGCCCTATGTGTGTAGTTATGAGAGTGAAGGCAGCTCTGTTAATGACTGTTCAGCTCCGTCCCTGCCTGAAatgaaaaagacagaaatgagGGAAGAAAGCGAGGGCAATGTAACATCTGCACAAACCTCTACAGAGCTCCACCCTGCTTTCCTTTTTTGAATCCTGCTGTTTCTCTGTTCACCTTGACCATGCTTCAGTACTAGCAAGCTGTTGGTCGCTATCAAATATTAGCCACACACAGGttctaattttttctcatttagtaTAAAAATTCAGAATGACTCTATGTGAATTCAAACAGAACTACCATTACAGTAGCTTCAGGGTCATTCCATCATGTGGTTCCATAGAAAGGAAAAGCACCCAAGCCAACATGAAAGGTGAACTCCTTAGGATTCTGACATCATCTCCCCTGCAATCGAGTGTTGTTATTCTCCAGACTCAAAGGTCATGAGTCTAAAATTTCTACCAGGAAGTTTGTGAAATGGTATGCTGGCAGAATGTCTCTAAAAGAACACATGTGTTTGATTTCATGCAAAACAGATGATGCAACCAACAAGGacatgtgtggtggtgcacgctggTAGGCTAGTCttaagaggtagagacaggaggatcacaacaTTAGACAGTAGACGTGAAACCTTGATCCTGagtcaatcctcagaacccatggaaggtagagagagaaccaactctacaaTGTTTTCCTAGCACAGATGAGAGCACTAACATTTTATGGTTTTTCCAGTGAGATGGCATTAaaagaaatgtcattttaaaattaaggttATCAGATGAAGCTATTGTATAATTATTTAGACCATGTGACCATAGCATGTGGTATTGAGGGAAAGAAAACATACTAAAATCTATAAAGATATGTGTTTATTTAAGTTTCAGAATTGTGATGAGTAATTGgcgaaaatatttttatagacaaTATCCAAATATAAAAATTCTATAGTATCACAAGAAGAGTTAATTATTTATCAGATAAAGAGACTGGGTATTTTATATAGCATTAGTATTTTGGGTGAATAATTAGATTAAATTATTTCCAATTAATTGTGAATGTTTCTATAACATATAAAGGTATTTCTCAGGTCCCAGTCAatgggggagaagaagggaaggagaagatcAATTTTcccaaagtaaagaaaagaaaaataattttctgtacACATATGTTGTGTACAGAATGGATTCTTCTTTGATAAACCTGGGGAAATCACAGTGAAGAGGCAATAAAGGTTCCATGAGCCTCCAAGTGGTGACATGTAACACACTGTCACCAGTCCATGATGACCTCTGTAGACTTACATAATAAATGCTGTGagtacaagcatgtgtgtgtttgtgtgttaaaatACATGCAGTTCATGTTAAATAACACATGCACTGGAACACTCTAAAAGTCTAGCTTGAAGGGGCCGGGGAATGGCGCCAAGGATAGAGCACTTGTTGAGGAAGCAGAAGATCTGAGTGTGGGTCTCAACACCACATAAAAAGACTAAAAAGACTAGcgtgggagctggagagaagggtcagcagttaagagcacatactgctccaGCAGAGAACACAAGATTATTTCCCAGTATCTACATCAAGAAGCTTACAACTGCTTCTGACTTCAtcttcaggagatctgatgccctacTGTggacatctgcacacatgtgaacacagaggcacataattaaaaatgaaaaaattggGCTGCAGAGATTGCTCAGAGTTCAATTTTCAATAGCTACAttgaggctcacaactgtctataactgtagccccatgggatctgatgcccacttctaatgtgcatatgtacatgcacacaccaattccatacaatttaaaaacatacataagcaaaaattaaaaaaataaaaatctaaagagAAGCTTGTCTGAGACATACGTTTTGGTTTTGGTAATAGTACGTTATTCCTTTGAAACACCCAGGTTTCCTTAGTTCTTTTTAgctcatgaaaagaaaaaggagagaaaggaagagagaagagacagaaagatgcaAGGGTGAAAGGAAACTTTATTCTAACACAGATATCTCATTGCCAGactcctgtgtgctgtgtttcATTACCTATAAAATCTCATGTTCGCTGTCACTTCAGAAACCACAGCCCTAAAACTTAAACTCTTCAGAAAGCAAGGCAGGTGCAGAGGCCTTGAACCATCAGTGATATTCTCAATATCTTGGCTTCAGGGAACTCTGCTTTGAAACAACAGGAAGAGCTTTTCTGGAGGTGGAATTCCACAGCACCAAGAGAAAGTTTTCTTCCTTACTACAAAGTACAGACCAAGGATGAGGACATGATTTCTTATAATAATGGGTACCAGTTATCCAGGGGACACACAACTCCCTCGAGATACACACTACCTccacattttgcaggacacacaATTACATTCATTCAATTTCTACATCAAAGCATACATGGTGTCAAATTCTCGACGTATTACAAAGTAAGTCCTGCAAAGACAGATGCTGCCGTCTTGGCTAATTTGTCACTGCTATATGAGCATTGTCAGAATTGTGCACCCTTCAGGAAACAAGCTATAGGGCCTCTCGTAGCCTGTCCTGCCATCCAGGTCAGGCACTTCAGTTCACATCTGCCCAACTCAGCATGGTCTTTGTGGTCAGCAGACACAGCTGATATTCTATGACCTCAGCAAGGTGATTTAAGAGGCACTTCTCAATATAGAACTTGGGAGGGAATATGCTGAGATGGCTCTGGGAAGGCCTCTTGTATCGTGCAAAGAGAAAGGGTCGGTGTTCTGGATATAAGCGCTTAAGTAACAGAGAAATGATGGGGCTTTGTAAAATAGGTAACATGAAAGAGGCCACATTGGGGAAGAAAatggacagaagagaagaaaaaacgGCACCTAGATGAAGAATTGTCCAGAAGGATCCTGAGCATTTCATGCAAGAAACAGCTGTGAAGGCTTCAACTGCTCAGGGCAACAGAGCTAGAATCCCCTCCCTGTAGTGCACAGAGCCAGGAAGTCATGACTGTAGATACCGCATCATTCTGTCTTTACCGAAATTATAGACAACCTAAGGTCAATGACATCATTAAATAGTTCTCAAACCAGTGACCAGAGATCAGGACAATGACCTGAACTTGTGATCTGGAGGGAAgtggagggtggaagggaaagaTGTAACCTATGCAGTCCCTAGTGCATTCTGGGTGCCTACGGCCCTGTGGGTGCAGTAATCCAGGAAAAAGACAGTGAGGAGTAACGGCTGCTTCCTCCTCTATAGCTATAGCATATATACAGCCCACCCATCATCTGGTACTGAAAGCAAACAGAGCATGGTTTTTGTCCGGGCTGAGGGATACCTGTCCAcccttatttttataaattatgccCTTGATTTGGCCATCTTCATACAGCTCACCTCTGCTGTTCTTATCTAgatttaaatcttctgatttaGCCAGTGCTCTCCCTCTTTACCGTCTAAGGCTAATTCCTGTCAACTAGCCACTGGTTCCACCTCCTGATTCAGGTTTTCATTTAATTAACACAATCTCAGCTTTACACTGTGATCAAAATCCAGCAATGCACCTTTAGCAGGTGGTCATCATTCTCACCCCTGCTGTGAGACAATACAAAATGAATGGGGTGGTCAGGAGAGGAAAACTGCTCCTGCCTCCTACATGTGGGCTTAGGAGCAGGTGAGGCCAGTATCCTCTGTGTGTTGCACAGTCTGACCTCAAAGCTGGAACTATACTAGAGAGATGGTTGATGTATCGGGAGAGGCAAACCATCGCCAAGCAGAGGCCAGCTCTGTGTTCAGAGAGGCCATGAAGCAAATCAACATCAGTAATAGGATAAGCAAAATCACTAAGAAATGACAGCTATTTCTGCAAAACTGATGAAATTAGCCTTCACATATGTTTTTGTAATTGAAATGATTACAGGCCTTCCCAGGGCTCAAGCCTGCAGCCAGAATGTGCATTAAGTGTTTGCATACTCCTCCAGGAACTGAAGTAGGGCAGCTTTCCTTTAggtgagagagagaaatctgCAGAGCCTGGCCACAGATGCCACTCTCAGCTCTGGGAAACTCACATGGGCTGCAGAAAAACCCACCGTCCTGACCCTCCCCACACCGCAGTCACAGCTGAGACTGGCTTTCTCCCTAAGTGGCTTTGCCCTCCTTGTCATACACACTGTGAGTAACAGTAAAATTACGGAGGTTTGAGTTTATCTCTCTAGAAAAAATGGTGCAGTTTGGAAAAATACGAATGCTATGCACAGAGCAAAGGAAATGAGTGAGACATTCTGTCCCGTCGGCCtctctgaagagaggaaggacCATGAATTTCCCTTAGCAGAGGAATTGGAAGTGATTTTTATATCAGTTAATAGAACATAAAGATGGTTTTCGCCCAAGCTCTGCACTTACCAGTTCCTCAGGGTCCAGAGAGATCATCATATTCTCTCTGTGCTGTATGTTTAGTTGTCTGTAGCTTCTCCATGGTCTCCTCCACTGACATTTCTTAACTTCCAAAGTCTGGGCAGGGACCAACACCACCAGTTGGCAACTGAAGGTGAActgaggagaaaaatatatgagAAAACTTGGTTATATACTTTGTAGTAGTGAGACAATATTCTCTAAGAGATGAAATTGGGGTGGGACTCATTTCAAAAGATCtcgaaattatttttaattacccTATCCACAGAAGTCACTTATAATAATCATATTTGGGATACGACAACCACAGATGCTAAGAGGGTTTGTAATTGAAATCTAAATAGAAAACATCGATTCTCTATCGTACatattaaaaatacacacatgtcACATGAATGCTGACACAGCTAGTGAACTTGAAAttttacacacaaaaaagaaatataggcTTAAGATTAATGCAATGTAATTGGAAGATTCTAAATTACAGACACAAACATCCTTCACCGGAAATCCCAAGTATGTGCAGTACACAGTCCCCTGTGCTGAGGGGCTGCCAGAGCTCAGCATCTCCTGCAGATACTGAAAACCTCCCTGAGCCCCACTGCTCTTCCTCTACAGCCTGCCTGGGACCTGACCACCTTCTGAGTCTGCACTGTGTGCAGGGCACTTACCCAGACGGACATGACAGGGGAGGTCTCTGCCTGAGGAGAACTGCACAGACTTGGGTTACTGGTGCCTTTAATGCCTCTCTAAACTGCAATTCTAATGCCTGTGTGTGACTAAGATCCCGTTGGGGCCCTGAGAAACATGGCATCCCTGGTGGgaattttgtctgtctgttagttTTATTACATTGCATCCTAGAAAACAACAAACTGAGGTGGGTAGGGTGGGTGCTGGGCTCAAACTTTCCTCTTAAACTCCCATGATACATCTGTCAGAGAAGTGCGAGGGTCACATCACATAGGCGACCCAAACGTTGCCATTTTTAACTTCATATGTAATTGGGCTCTACCAATTTCAGACTTTTTAATTTCTCTGCATTGGGATGAGGGGTGTGGATGCTCCCATGAGTTGTCTGTGACTCTGAGATTCCCATACTTTTCCACAAAGCTCCTAGCATTTGCCATTCCATCTGACAATCAGTGTCAGAGCTCTCTGATGTGTGATTGTGGTGTCTCATTGTATGTTTCATGCTCTTCCCCCAGGGGCATGACACAATACTAAACCTCTCTCTTGCATATTTTCCATatgtttttttgagatttttttaatagaaatattctttctttttgtttttggtgttgttgctgttgtgtgtTGCCCTGTAATCACTCCTGTCTCTCATGCTGCCCTTGCTCTCACTACCCTCCTGTTTCCACTTCAGGGCTACAGACTTGAGCCACCAGGCCCGTCTGCTCATGTGTTTTATGCATCTTTCTGCTGTGTGGTTTCTTTCTAGTCGACCACACTCTTGATATTTTAAACGTTCTCTCGCATCACCTTGCTAAACACCATTCTGTCTGGTCTGGACACTGTGACTCACTCAAAGTGTAGACGGGACATGGAACAGACCTCCGGTCTTTCTCTTTCCACTCAACTCTAGGTGTGAATGGGTTCATGTTCATGACAGTGCCTCACACTTTTGCTGGGTGAAGTGTGCCTCTGAGTGTGTGCTGAGCTGTGTGAATTGTTTCACTGAGTGTATGTTCACCTGTTCGAAGTGTGCCTCTGAGTTTGTTCAGCTTGTTAAATGTTTGGGTAAGTGTGTTCCTCTGTGTGAAGGatgtctctgagtgtgtgttaGGTTGTATGATGTGTGCCTCTAAGTGTGTTAAGTTATGTGAactgtgtctcagtgtgtgttGGTCTGTATGAAGTGTGCCTCTGAGTGCGTTGATCCTTGTGAAGCGTGCCTCTGAGTGTGTTCAGCTGTGTGTGACTGTTTTTGTTCCCCTGCATGAAGTGTGTCTCTGAAGAGGTCCTGGATACAAATATGTAGGCACACTAGAATCTGACAGTTCTCGCTGACCTGTATTGATGTTGCAGCT is a genomic window containing:
- the LOC130872660 gene encoding vomeronasal type-1 receptor 48-like; protein product: MSQNRKLYTYTSFRNTAFSEISIGISGNSVLLLFHVLAFSSEHKPRLTDLPIGFLAVIHLLLLLVAGIIATDIFMFHHGWDDITCKSLLFLYRFLRGLSVCATCLLSVLQAITLSPRNSCLAKFKRKLSPCHNLWSLFALCSFYSSFSTYLFISMVKTPNVTSDHLLYMTESCSLVHFSFPTKYIMSTLFIFRDIFVMGIMVLSSGYMLILLCRHKKQVQHLHITSFSPKASAEQRASRTILLLLCFFVLMCILDSFMIFSRHMFKDDPIFYFILLLVGHSYATVSPFVFISTEKDIIGLFLSMCERTVTRV